A region of Excalfactoria chinensis isolate bCotChi1 chromosome 22, bCotChi1.hap2, whole genome shotgun sequence DNA encodes the following proteins:
- the RPL11 gene encoding large ribosomal subunit protein uL5 produces the protein MAQDQGEKENPMRELRIRKLCLNICVGESGDRLTRAAKVLEQLTGQTPVFSKARYTVRSFGIRRNEKIAVHCTVRGAKAEEILEKGLKVREYELRKNNFSDTGNFGFGIQEHIDLGIKYDPSIGIYGLDFYVVLGRPGFSIADKKRRTGNIGAKHRIGKEEAMRWFQQKYDGIILPGK, from the exons CAAGACCAGGGTGAAAAAGAGAATCCCATGCGAGAGCTCCGCATCCGCAAGCTCTGCCTCAACATCTGCGTTGGGGAGAGCGGGGACAGGCTGACCCGAGCGGCCAAGGTCCTGGAGCAGCTGACGGGGCAGACGCCCGTATTCTCCAAAG CTCGGTACACCGTGAGGTCCTTTGGAATCAGGAGAAATGAGAAGATTGCTGTTCATTGCACGGTTCGTGGGGccaaagcagaagagattttGGAGAAGGGCTTGAAG GTGCGAGAATACGAgctgaggaaaaacaacttcTCAGACACTGGGAACTTCGGCTTTGGAATCCAGGAGCACATCGATTTAGGGATCAAGTACGACCCCAGCATTGGCATCTATGGCTTGGACTTTTACGTG GTGCTGGGCAGGCCTGGCTTCAGCATTGCTGACAAGAAGCGCAGGACTGGCAACATTGGAGCGAAGCACAGGATTGGAAAGGAAGAAGCCATGCGCTGGTTTCAGCAGAAG TACGACGGCATCATCCTGCCTGGCAAATGA
- the ELOA gene encoding elongin-A isoform X1: MAESVLEVVGRLQARLAGSADPKKLLKSLKKLSELPITVDILVETGVGKTVNSLRKHELVGDFAKNLVARWKKLVPVSQEAERNNVDSEDCDYERSSSRKRQAPSPQEDEEHDQDYSEPFQPSCSQLYSPDHREKKSRRYLGPEKSHEAYGCSSQEDKRWDRSSPVLSSDQEYSDYGQAVSPEPSESPQDTYTDPYASDEQEEPTVFHQKVGKGHGFQEKLGESWERNPGDLHDKGNASRSKEHKSSHKEKQRLDGRGESKASAVSPEKLHKASFKEHLQESPVVGGSKEKQRMSDSTKKEKTRENSSSRKEKLHVQPRLEESVDNHSKKRKHQNSEKSKLGKSKPSLETSNTEREKQKAESDTSNRIKEKGTSGSLKTSEGKHKTSELDKKSADLSSSFGDGEVEDEFEQPTMSFESYLSYDQPQKKKKKVAKPSVSAGEKDQGHSKQNGSKASTKSSSSSRKSPSHKRTNEKKAEKKQAETPKPNRMLIDVVPTLPDIPLPPIQANYRPLPSIESISCSQTKRKAVSSPVEESEAGFIGRRLNSKMQVYSGSKTAYLPKMMTLHEQCIRVLSNNIDSIYEVGGVPFSVLEPVLEKCTPEQLYRIEECNHVLIEETDQLWHNHCLRDFKNEKPEEFESWREMYLRLHDAREQRLLMLARNIGSAHANKPKGRVAKMAFVNSTVKPPRDVRRRQEKFGTGGALVPEKTKIKPVLYTSGKSHARVSEERSYDGPSTSSAHSVPSSGSSFSSYDPRKPPVKKIAPMMAKTIKAFKNRFSRR; the protein is encoded by the exons ATGGCGGAGTCGGTGCTGGAAGTTGTGGGCCGGCTGCAGGCTCGGCTCGCGGGCAGCGCGGATCCCAAGAAG ctgctgaagagtCTGAAGAAGCTGTCTGAGCTGCCCATCACAGTTGACATTCTTGTG GAGACGGGCGTTGGAAAGACGGTGAACAGCTTAAGGAAGCATGAGCTGGTGGGAGACTTCGCCAAGAACCTTGTCGCCAGGTGGAAGAAGCTGGTGCCGGTCTCCCAGGAGGCAGAGAG AAATAATGTAGATTCTGAAGACTGTGACTATGAGAGGAGCAGCTCAAGGAAAAGACAAGCACCTTCTCCCCAGGAGGATGAGGAACACGACCAGGACTACTCAGAGCCTTTCcagccttcctgcagccagctctACAGCCCGGATCATAGAGAAAAGAAGTCCAGAAGGTATTTAGGGCCTGAAAAATCTCATGAGGCTTATGGCTGTAGCAGCCAAGAGGACAAGAGATGGGACAGATCTTCCCCAGTGCTCTCTTCAGATCAGGAGTACTCAGACTATGGACAAGCTGTGTCACCTGAGCCAAGTGAGAGCCCTCAGGATACGTACACAGACCCTTATGCCTCTGATGAGCAGGAAGAACCAACAGTGTTTCATCAGAAAGTCGGTAAAGGCCACGGCTTTCAGGAGAAGCTGGGGGAAAGCTGGGAGAGGAACCCTGGTGATCTCCATGACAAAGGGAATGCCAGCCGAAGCAAAGAGCACAAGTCTTCTCACAAGGAGAAGCAGCGACTTGATGGCCGAGGGGAGAGCAAAGCCTCTGCCGTCAGCCCAGAAAAATTGCACAAGGCCTCTTTTAAAGAGCATCTCCAGGAAAGCCCTGTGGTAGGGGGcagcaaggaaaagcagaggaTGTCAGATAGCACTAAGAAGGAGAAAACCCGAGAAAACAGCTCTTCCAGAAAAGAGAAGCTGCACGTGCAGCCACGCTTGGAAGAGTCTGTGGACAACCACAGTAAGAAGCGAAAACATCAGAACTCTGAAAAAAGCAAACTGGGGAAGTCCAAGCCAAGCCTGGAGACTTCTAACACAGAGCgggagaaacagaaagctgagaGTGACACCTCAAATCGAATTAAAGAAAAGGGGACTTCTGGGAGCTTAAAAACATCTGAAGGGAAGCACAAAACCTCTGAGTTGGACAAAAAGTCTGCTGACTTGTCCTCAAGTTTTGGGGATGGGGAAGTGGAGGATGAGTTTGAACAACCTACTATGTCCTTTGAGTCGTACCTCAGCTATGACCAGccccagaaaaagaaaaagaaagtggcCAAACCCTCTGTGTCAGCTGGGGAGAAAGATCAAGGGCACAGCAAACAGAATGGATCCAAAGCCAGTACCAAGAGCTCCAGCTCGAGTCGCAAGAGCCCAAGCCACAAGCggacaaatgagaaaaaagcagagaagaaacaagCAGAGACTCCTAAACCAAACAGG atgcTGATAGATGTGGTGCCAACCTTACCGGACATCCCACTGCCCCCAATCCAGGCCAACTACCGCCCTCTTCCCTCCATCGAGTCCATTTCCTGCTCccagacaaaaaggaaag CAGTGTCCTCGCCAGTTGAAGAGAGCGAGGCAGGATTTATAGGTCGCCGGTTGAATTCAAAGATGCAAGTGTATTCAGGCTCTAAAACTGCCTACCTCCCAAAGATGATGACATTGCACGAGCAGTGTATCAGAGTCCTCAGTAACAACATTGACT CAATCTATGAAGTGGGTGGTGTCCCTTTCTCAGTGCTGGAGCCAGTATTGGAGAAATGCACCCCAGAGCAGCTGTACCGCATTGAGGAATGTAATCAT GTCCTAATCGAGGAAACAGATCAACTGTGGCACAATCACTGTCTTAGAGACTTCAAGAATGAGAAGCCAGAAGAATTTGAGTCCTGGCGGGAGATGTACCTCCGACTTCATGACGCTCGAGAGCAGCGGCTGCTGATGTTGGCACGGAACATCGGCTCAGCTCATGCTAACAAACCTAAAG GTAGAGTGGCCAAAATGGCCTTTGTGAACTCTACTGTGAAACCCCCTCGGGATGTACGGAGAAGACAAGAGAAGTTTGGAACTGGAGGTGCTCTTGTGCCGGAGAAAACCAA AATAAAACCAGTCCTGTACACATCTGGCAAAAGCCATGCTCGTGTGAGTGAGGAGCGGTCCTATGACGGGCCCAGCACCAGCAGTGCCCATTCTGTCCCATCATCGGGTAGCTCCTTCTCATCCTATGACCCCCGGAAGCCACCAGTGAAGA AAATTGCTCCCATGATGGCAAAGACTATcaaagctttcaaaaacagGTTCTCTAGGAGATAG
- the ELOA gene encoding elongin-A isoform X2: MAESVLEVVGRLQARLAGSADPKKLLKSLKKLSELPITVDILVETGVGKTVNSLRKHELVGDFAKNLVARWKKLVPVSQEAERNNVDSEDCDYERSSSRKRQAPSPQEDEEHDQDYSEPFQPSCSQLYSPDHREKKSRRYLGPEKSHEAYGCSSQEDKRWDRSSPVLSSDQEYSDYGQAVSPEPSESPQDTYTDPYASDEQEEPTVFHQKVGKGHGFQEKLGESWERNPGDLHDKGNASRSKEHKSSHKEKQRLDGRGESKASAVSPEKLHKASFKEHLQESPVVGGSKEKQRMSDSTKKEKTRENSSSRKEKLHVQPRLEESVDNHSKKRKHQNSEKSKLGKSKPSLETSNTEREKQKAESDTSNRIKEKGTSGSLKTSEGKHKTSELDKKSADLSSSFGDGEVEDEFEQPTMSFESYLSYDQPQKKKKKVAKPSVSAGEKDQGHSKQNGSKASTKSSSSSRKSPSHKRTNEKKAEKKQAETPKPNRMLIDVVPTLPDIPLPPIQANYRPLPSIESISCSQTKRKVSSPVEESEAGFIGRRLNSKMQVYSGSKTAYLPKMMTLHEQCIRVLSNNIDSIYEVGGVPFSVLEPVLEKCTPEQLYRIEECNHVLIEETDQLWHNHCLRDFKNEKPEEFESWREMYLRLHDAREQRLLMLARNIGSAHANKPKGRVAKMAFVNSTVKPPRDVRRRQEKFGTGGALVPEKTKIKPVLYTSGKSHARVSEERSYDGPSTSSAHSVPSSGSSFSSYDPRKPPVKKIAPMMAKTIKAFKNRFSRR, from the exons ATGGCGGAGTCGGTGCTGGAAGTTGTGGGCCGGCTGCAGGCTCGGCTCGCGGGCAGCGCGGATCCCAAGAAG ctgctgaagagtCTGAAGAAGCTGTCTGAGCTGCCCATCACAGTTGACATTCTTGTG GAGACGGGCGTTGGAAAGACGGTGAACAGCTTAAGGAAGCATGAGCTGGTGGGAGACTTCGCCAAGAACCTTGTCGCCAGGTGGAAGAAGCTGGTGCCGGTCTCCCAGGAGGCAGAGAG AAATAATGTAGATTCTGAAGACTGTGACTATGAGAGGAGCAGCTCAAGGAAAAGACAAGCACCTTCTCCCCAGGAGGATGAGGAACACGACCAGGACTACTCAGAGCCTTTCcagccttcctgcagccagctctACAGCCCGGATCATAGAGAAAAGAAGTCCAGAAGGTATTTAGGGCCTGAAAAATCTCATGAGGCTTATGGCTGTAGCAGCCAAGAGGACAAGAGATGGGACAGATCTTCCCCAGTGCTCTCTTCAGATCAGGAGTACTCAGACTATGGACAAGCTGTGTCACCTGAGCCAAGTGAGAGCCCTCAGGATACGTACACAGACCCTTATGCCTCTGATGAGCAGGAAGAACCAACAGTGTTTCATCAGAAAGTCGGTAAAGGCCACGGCTTTCAGGAGAAGCTGGGGGAAAGCTGGGAGAGGAACCCTGGTGATCTCCATGACAAAGGGAATGCCAGCCGAAGCAAAGAGCACAAGTCTTCTCACAAGGAGAAGCAGCGACTTGATGGCCGAGGGGAGAGCAAAGCCTCTGCCGTCAGCCCAGAAAAATTGCACAAGGCCTCTTTTAAAGAGCATCTCCAGGAAAGCCCTGTGGTAGGGGGcagcaaggaaaagcagaggaTGTCAGATAGCACTAAGAAGGAGAAAACCCGAGAAAACAGCTCTTCCAGAAAAGAGAAGCTGCACGTGCAGCCACGCTTGGAAGAGTCTGTGGACAACCACAGTAAGAAGCGAAAACATCAGAACTCTGAAAAAAGCAAACTGGGGAAGTCCAAGCCAAGCCTGGAGACTTCTAACACAGAGCgggagaaacagaaagctgagaGTGACACCTCAAATCGAATTAAAGAAAAGGGGACTTCTGGGAGCTTAAAAACATCTGAAGGGAAGCACAAAACCTCTGAGTTGGACAAAAAGTCTGCTGACTTGTCCTCAAGTTTTGGGGATGGGGAAGTGGAGGATGAGTTTGAACAACCTACTATGTCCTTTGAGTCGTACCTCAGCTATGACCAGccccagaaaaagaaaaagaaagtggcCAAACCCTCTGTGTCAGCTGGGGAGAAAGATCAAGGGCACAGCAAACAGAATGGATCCAAAGCCAGTACCAAGAGCTCCAGCTCGAGTCGCAAGAGCCCAAGCCACAAGCggacaaatgagaaaaaagcagagaagaaacaagCAGAGACTCCTAAACCAAACAGG atgcTGATAGATGTGGTGCCAACCTTACCGGACATCCCACTGCCCCCAATCCAGGCCAACTACCGCCCTCTTCCCTCCATCGAGTCCATTTCCTGCTCccagacaaaaaggaaag TGTCCTCGCCAGTTGAAGAGAGCGAGGCAGGATTTATAGGTCGCCGGTTGAATTCAAAGATGCAAGTGTATTCAGGCTCTAAAACTGCCTACCTCCCAAAGATGATGACATTGCACGAGCAGTGTATCAGAGTCCTCAGTAACAACATTGACT CAATCTATGAAGTGGGTGGTGTCCCTTTCTCAGTGCTGGAGCCAGTATTGGAGAAATGCACCCCAGAGCAGCTGTACCGCATTGAGGAATGTAATCAT GTCCTAATCGAGGAAACAGATCAACTGTGGCACAATCACTGTCTTAGAGACTTCAAGAATGAGAAGCCAGAAGAATTTGAGTCCTGGCGGGAGATGTACCTCCGACTTCATGACGCTCGAGAGCAGCGGCTGCTGATGTTGGCACGGAACATCGGCTCAGCTCATGCTAACAAACCTAAAG GTAGAGTGGCCAAAATGGCCTTTGTGAACTCTACTGTGAAACCCCCTCGGGATGTACGGAGAAGACAAGAGAAGTTTGGAACTGGAGGTGCTCTTGTGCCGGAGAAAACCAA AATAAAACCAGTCCTGTACACATCTGGCAAAAGCCATGCTCGTGTGAGTGAGGAGCGGTCCTATGACGGGCCCAGCACCAGCAGTGCCCATTCTGTCCCATCATCGGGTAGCTCCTTCTCATCCTATGACCCCCGGAAGCCACCAGTGAAGA AAATTGCTCCCATGATGGCAAAGACTATcaaagctttcaaaaacagGTTCTCTAGGAGATAG
- the PITHD1 gene encoding PITH domain-containing protein 1, giving the protein MAEGRGHGPGRCGCCGADGGERGAAWGLHLRIDRGRLQCLNERREGSGARVFRAWEERGDREQFVESDEDAELLFNVPFTGSVKLKAVIVMGEDDGSHPSELRLFKNIPQMSFDDAAREPEQTFNLNPDPVGELEYPTKIARFSNVHDLSMYFPKNFGAETTKIFYIGLKGEWTEAHRHAVTICNYEALPNPGDHQLRQVTPQSHCIS; this is encoded by the exons ATGGCGGAGGGACGCGGACACGGGCCCGGGCGCTGCGGCTGCTGCGGAGCGGacggcggggagcggggcgcGGCCTGGGGGCTCCATCTGCGCATCGACCGCGGGCGGCTGCAGTGCCTCAACGAGCGGCGCGAGGGCAGCGGAGCCCGCGTCTTCCGTGCCTGGGAGGAGCGCGGCGACCGCGAGCAG TTCGTGGAGAGCGACGAGGACGCGGAGCTGCTCTTCAACGTGCC GTTCACGGGCAGCGTGAAGCTGAAGGCCGTCATCGTGATGGGGGAGGACGATGGCTCGCACCCCTCTGAGCTGCGGCT GTTCAAGAACATCCCCCAGATGTCCTTTGATGATGCTGCCCGGGAGCCAGAGCAGACGTTCAACCTCAACCCCGACCCTGTGGGCGAGCTCGAGTACCCCACCAA aattgCTCGCTTCTCCAACGTCCACGACCTCTCCATGTACTTCCCCAAGAACTTTGGAGCCGAGACAACGAAGATATTTTACATTGGGCTGAAAGGAGAATGGACGGAG GCGCACCGCCACGCGGTCACCATCTGCAACTACGAAGCGCTGCCCAACCCGGGCGACCACCAGCTGCGGCAGGTCACCCCGCAGAGCCACTGCATCTCCTGA